The following DNA comes from Aquila chrysaetos chrysaetos chromosome 9, bAquChr1.4, whole genome shotgun sequence.
GTACCGTCCCTTAAATCCATGGGTCCACTCTCCTTTGTACACCCACTTCCCCTTGCTCTCCATGCCAATGCCATGGCGCTTGCCCTGCGCCCAGGTGCCCTGGTAAGTGTTGCCGCTGGGCCAAGTGTAGACCCCCAGCACCTCAAAGCCGTGACTCCAGGAGCCCGAATATTCACCTTGACCCTTCGGGCCGGTACAGATTCCGTGGCCATGAGCCTTTCCGTCCTCCCAGCCTCCACAGTACGACCCTCCATCGTCAAAATTAAACCTTCCCCCACTGGACATGCATGTAATTCGGTTTGCAAATCCCccaaaaggtgaaaaaaaaaaaaaaaaaaaaaaaaagaaatgcagaaaataaaatgcgAACgatgacttggggaaaaaaaaaaaatcaaatcaaatcaaactcAATTGAAATCATGCACCAGATCCAGGGAGCTGCTTAAGCCAGTTTCTTGTGATTATTCATTCTCTGGGAGTATGTTCAGGATCAgttc
Coding sequences within:
- the JPH3 gene encoding junctophilin-3 isoform X2, whose amino-acid sequence is MSSGGRFNFDDGGSYCGGWEDGKAHGHGICTGPKGQGEYSGSWSHGFEVLGVYTWPSGNTYQGTWAQGKRHGIGMESKGKWVYKGEWTHGFKGRYGVRECTGNGAKYEGTWSNGLQDGYGTETYSDGDIIVFQDCYVKEIAALVSSIAAFLKGAARHFSRKPSLLLCDRKGRQD